GGCGCCTACGCCACCGCGCTGGCCGAGGACCGTCGGGTCAACCACCACGACGATCTGACCACCAGCCTGGTGCAGGCGGAGGTCGACGGCGAGCGCCTGACCTCGGCCGAGGTGGCGTCGTTCTTCATCCTGCTGGCGGTGGCGGGCAACGAGACCACCCGCAACGCGATCAGCCACGGATTGGTCGCGCTAACCCGCTACCCCGAGCAGCGGCGGACGTGGTGGTCCGAGTTCGACGCGCTGTCGCACACGGCCGTCGAGGAGGTCGTCCGGTGGGCCTCGCCCGTGGTCTACATGCGGCGCACGCTGACCCGCGACTTCGAGATGCACGGCACCACAATGAAATCCGGCGACAAGGCCACGCTGTGGTACTGCTCGGCGAACCGCGACGAGTCGAAGTTCGCCGAGCCGTGGAAGTTCGACGTCACCCGCGACCCGAACCCGCACGTCGGCTTCGGCGGCGGCGGCGCGCACTTCTGTCTGGGTGCCAACCTGGCCCGCCGCGAAATCCGGGTGATGTTCGAGGAACTGCACCGCCAGATTCCCGACGTGGTCGCCACCGACGAGCCGGCGCGGTTGCTGTCGCCGTTCATTCACGGCATCAAGACGCTGCCGATCGCGTGGACCCCGCCGCGCTGATTCCGATCCGGGGCGCTCATGCGTCCGTGCCGTACAGGATGATGTCCTGATGTTCGGCCTCGTCGTCATCGTCGCGTTGTTCGCCGTCGTCATCGTGGGCACGGTGGTGGGCCGGCGTTTCCGGGTGGGCCCGCCGGTGTTGCTCATCGGCCTCGGCGCATTGCTCGGCCTGGTCCCGCAATTCGGCCACGTGCGACTCGACGGCGAGATCGTGCTGCTGATCTTCCTGCCGGCGATCTTGTACTGGGAAAGCCTGAACACCAGCATCCGCGAGATTCGCGCGAACATGCGGGTGATCGTGCTGCTCAGCATCGGGCTGGTGATTGCCAGTGCGATCGCGGTGACGTGGACGGCCCGGGCGTTCGGGATGGAGTCGCACGCCGCGTCGGTGCTCGGAGCCGTGCTCTCCCCGACCGATGCTGCCGCCGTCGCCGGTCTGGCGAAGCGGCTGCCGCGTCGCAACCTCACCGTCCTGAAGACCGAGAGCGTAATCAACGACGGCACCGCGCTGGTGCTGTTCGGCGTCGCGGTGTCGGTCGCGATGGGTGGTGCGCCCGTGGGTCCGATCGACCTGACCGTTCGCTTCGTGATCTCCTACCTCGGCGGTGTCGCCGCCGGCCTGGTGATCGGCGGTGCGGTGACGCTGGTCCGGACGCGGCTCGACGCTCCCCAGGAGGAAGCGGCGCTGAGCCTGCTGACGCCGTTCGCGGCGTTCCTGCTCGCCTACGCGTTCGACTGCAGCGGGGTGGTCGCCGTGCTGGTGTCGGCGCTGATGCTGGCCTACGCGTCGCCGCGGGTGATCCGGGCGCGGTCGCGGTTGGTGTCGTTCGCATTCTGGGACATCGCGACGTTCCTGGTCAACGGCGCGCTGTGGGTGTTCGTCGGAGTCCAGCTGCCCAGCGCGATTCGGGGTGTCAGCCGGATCGACGGCGGTATCCAGCACGCGATAGCCATGGCGGTCGCCGTCACGTTCGTCGTCGTGGCGACTCGCCTGGTCTGGGGCGAGGCCACCACCTGGCTGGTCCGCTTCATCGACCGGCGCGAGGCGCAGCGCGAGCGCCGTATCGACTGGCGTCAGCGGATGGTGTCGGGGTGGGCCGGATTCCGCGGCGCCGTCTCGCTGGCCGCCGCCTTGGCGGTCCCGCTGACCACCCATAGCGGTGCGCCCTTCCCGGACCGCAACCTGATCGTGTTCGTGGTCTCGTTCGTCATCCTCACCACCGTGATCGTGCAGGGCAGCACCCTACCCAGCATCGTGCGCTGGGCGAAGATCCCCGAGGACGTGGCCCACGCCGACGAACTGCGACTGGGCCGCTGCGCGGGTGCGCAGGCCGCGCTGGACGCGCTGCCGGTGGTCGCCGCCGAACTCGGCATCCCCGACGCCATTCAGGACCGGATGCACGCGGAGTACCAGAAGCACGCCGCGCTGGTCAGGGCCAGCGACGACGGCTCCACCCGCGACGACGCCGAGGCCAAGAGCGACATGATCCGTCAGGTGCGGCTCGGCGTGCTCGAGCACAAACGCCGCGCCATCACCGAACTGCGCGACCAGCGTCGCATCGACGACATCGTGCTGCTCGAACTGCAGGAGTCGATGGACCTCGAAGAA
The sequence above is a segment of the Candidatus Mycobacterium wuenschmannii genome. Coding sequences within it:
- a CDS encoding Na+/H+ antiporter; this encodes MFGLVVIVALFAVVIVGTVVGRRFRVGPPVLLIGLGALLGLVPQFGHVRLDGEIVLLIFLPAILYWESLNTSIREIRANMRVIVLLSIGLVIASAIAVTWTARAFGMESHAASVLGAVLSPTDAAAVAGLAKRLPRRNLTVLKTESVINDGTALVLFGVAVSVAMGGAPVGPIDLTVRFVISYLGGVAAGLVIGGAVTLVRTRLDAPQEEAALSLLTPFAAFLLAYAFDCSGVVAVLVSALMLAYASPRVIRARSRLVSFAFWDIATFLVNGALWVFVGVQLPSAIRGVSRIDGGIQHAIAMAVAVTFVVVATRLVWGEATTWLVRFIDRREAQRERRIDWRQRMVSGWAGFRGAVSLAAALAVPLTTHSGAPFPDRNLIVFVVSFVILTTVIVQGSTLPSIVRWAKIPEDVAHADELRLGRCAGAQAALDALPVVAAELGIPDAIQDRMHAEYQKHAALVRASDDGSTRDDAEAKSDMIRQVRLGVLEHKRRAITELRDQRRIDDIVLLELQESMDLEEARLLGPSGPD